Proteins from one Embleya scabrispora genomic window:
- a CDS encoding DUF397 domain-containing protein, protein MTSASLAAAIWRKSTYSSENGGNCVEVVDGFPGVVPVRDSKDPGVGHLIIGAASWTALTASLRA, encoded by the coding sequence ATGACTTCTGCCTCCCTGGCCGCCGCGATATGGCGCAAGAGCACCTACAGCTCCGAGAACGGCGGGAACTGTGTCGAAGTGGTGGACGGCTTCCCGGGCGTCGTCCCCGTCCGCGACTCCAAGGACCCCGGCGTCGGTCACCTGATCATCGGCGCGGCCTCGTGGACCGCGCTCACCGCCTCGTTGCGCGCCTGA
- a CDS encoding helix-turn-helix domain-containing protein, with protein sequence MSTAVDLDPTDSVLKFFAAELRRLRGAMKQADLARKTHVARSTLNKYEAATRVPSMDFAHAADEVLQTGGALTRLWPLVIKYAYPAWFRPFVELEAAARIIRSYENQVIPGLLQTEPYARALLAGGRHDNLDDLVTLRLERQRLLEREDRPRLTALVDEQALRKNIGGGKVMRAQLEHLVKSAAATRTIVLIVPSSVSNRPPYQPFTRLAFEPGTQDVLYVDGFHQGQLLADAAALEAAESAYDLLMAAALSPDASRDLIASVSKELIQ encoded by the coding sequence ATGAGCACAGCAGTCGATCTTGATCCCACCGACTCGGTACTGAAGTTCTTCGCGGCCGAATTGCGACGGCTTCGAGGCGCGATGAAACAAGCGGACCTGGCACGGAAAACGCATGTTGCCCGATCGACGCTCAACAAGTACGAAGCCGCAACGAGGGTGCCGAGCATGGATTTCGCTCACGCGGCCGACGAGGTGTTGCAAACCGGCGGCGCACTGACCCGCTTGTGGCCGCTCGTGATCAAGTACGCATACCCGGCTTGGTTCCGGCCGTTCGTTGAACTGGAGGCCGCAGCGCGGATCATCCGCTCATACGAAAACCAAGTCATCCCTGGGTTGCTTCAGACGGAGCCTTACGCTCGTGCACTGTTGGCAGGGGGACGGCACGACAATCTGGATGATCTCGTAACGCTGCGGCTCGAACGGCAACGGCTTCTCGAACGTGAGGATCGTCCCCGGCTCACCGCGCTCGTCGACGAACAGGCCCTGCGGAAGAACATCGGCGGGGGCAAGGTCATGCGCGCGCAACTCGAACACCTAGTCAAGTCCGCCGCCGCGACGCGAACGATTGTTTTGATCGTGCCGAGCAGCGTCTCGAACCGCCCGCCCTACCAACCGTTCACCCGCCTTGCGTTCGAACCAGGGACGCAGGATGTTTTGTATGTCGACGGGTTTCATCAGGGGCAACTACTCGCCGACGCGGCTGCCCTTGAGGCTGCTGAATCGGCTTATGATCTGCTGATGGCCGCCGCCCTGTCGCCCGATGCGTCACGGGATCTGATCGCGTCTGTTTCGAAGGAACTCATCCAATGA